In Ensifer canadensis, a genomic segment contains:
- a CDS encoding ABC transporter permease, whose translation MTATTLEDADRRKAWGFAAPALLWTFAFFVVPFLFMAAMSLWKREGREIVRVWNLDNYLRFFSENALLQGLVNSLEITVIVTVLSVLLAYPLAWIIAERVPKRFQRMALILAILPFWTSYVVRSYSWLLVLSKNGVINQILTGVGLISEPLAIASTRTATVIGFVHFFVMLLTLTIYSNLIQLSPNYRRAAADLGANAFQTFWHVVLPLTLPGIMTGAFLTFVLCIGDYVTPQILGGNNELVLPQIIMLQLGRRADFPMAAALSIILMLAVTVAYVLCARWLKIERA comes from the coding sequence ATGACCGCGACAACTCTCGAAGATGCCGACCGCCGGAAAGCCTGGGGTTTTGCTGCGCCGGCACTTTTGTGGACATTCGCCTTCTTCGTTGTGCCTTTCCTGTTCATGGCGGCGATGAGCCTCTGGAAGCGCGAGGGACGGGAGATCGTCCGCGTCTGGAATCTCGACAACTATCTGCGCTTCTTCTCCGAGAACGCGCTGTTGCAGGGCCTGGTCAATTCGCTCGAAATCACGGTTATCGTCACGGTCCTTTCGGTGCTGCTTGCCTACCCGCTCGCCTGGATCATTGCCGAGCGCGTGCCGAAACGGTTTCAGCGCATGGCGCTGATCCTGGCGATCCTGCCGTTCTGGACCTCCTATGTCGTCCGCTCTTACTCATGGTTGCTCGTGCTGTCGAAAAACGGCGTCATCAATCAGATACTGACGGGCGTCGGGCTGATCTCCGAGCCGCTCGCGATCGCCAGCACGCGCACGGCGACGGTGATCGGTTTCGTCCACTTCTTCGTCATGCTTTTGACGCTGACAATCTATTCGAACCTGATCCAGCTCTCGCCGAACTATCGCCGCGCGGCCGCCGACCTTGGCGCCAACGCCTTCCAGACCTTCTGGCATGTGGTGCTGCCGTTGACTTTGCCCGGCATCATGACCGGCGCATTTCTCACCTTCGTGCTCTGCATTGGCGACTATGTCACGCCGCAGATCCTCGGCGGCAACAACGAGCTGGTGCTGCCGCAGATCATCATGCTGCAGCTCGGCCGGCGCGCCGATTTCCCGATGGCAGCGGCGCTGTCGATCATCCTCATGCTGGCCGTCACCGTCGCCTATGTGCTGTGTGCCCGTTGGCTGAAGATCGAGAGGGCCTGA
- a CDS encoding ABC transporter ATP-binding protein has product MTAPVSIENVSKTFGHFTALDRVSLDIRAGEFIVLLGPSGCGKTTLLSILGGFLSPSSGRVVIGDRDMTFVTPAKRPTTTMFQDYALFPHMRLVDNVGFGLRMRGLGKAERDEKALGFLDLVGLKASAGKRPHELSGGQRQRVALARALAVDPEVLLLDEPLGALDLKLRRQMQDELKAIQKRVGTTFVHVTHDQEEAMAIADRIVVMNQGRIEDFGPPSQIYMRPRSLFSAGFMGEVNFVPGRIKAADASSAEVETSLGNLALPAANFTARAPRAGDAITLTIRPEHFRGNDKSDGPMFALGDARVAGSAFFGTHYRCHLKPCATDGDALVAHLPQSSDVRDGEIVPLAVRAADVVALPAASGTL; this is encoded by the coding sequence ATGACCGCTCCCGTCTCGATCGAAAACGTCAGCAAGACGTTCGGCCACTTCACGGCGCTGGACAGGGTCTCGCTCGACATCCGGGCAGGGGAGTTCATCGTGCTGCTTGGGCCCTCGGGCTGCGGCAAGACCACGCTTCTTTCCATTCTCGGCGGGTTCCTGTCGCCAAGCTCCGGGCGCGTCGTCATCGGCGATCGCGACATGACCTTCGTCACGCCGGCCAAACGCCCGACCACGACGATGTTTCAGGACTATGCGCTCTTCCCGCATATGCGGCTCGTCGACAATGTCGGCTTCGGGCTCCGGATGCGCGGTCTCGGCAAGGCCGAGCGGGACGAAAAGGCGCTCGGCTTCCTCGACCTCGTCGGTCTCAAGGCGTCCGCCGGCAAACGGCCGCACGAGCTTTCCGGCGGCCAGCGTCAGCGCGTTGCACTTGCCCGCGCGCTTGCCGTCGATCCCGAAGTGCTGCTGCTTGACGAACCCTTGGGCGCTCTGGACCTGAAGCTTCGCCGCCAGATGCAGGATGAGCTGAAGGCGATCCAGAAGCGGGTCGGCACCACCTTCGTGCATGTGACCCACGACCAGGAAGAGGCGATGGCGATCGCCGACCGGATCGTCGTCATGAACCAGGGGCGAATCGAGGATTTCGGTCCGCCATCGCAGATCTATATGCGGCCACGATCGCTGTTTTCGGCGGGCTTCATGGGCGAGGTCAATTTTGTTCCCGGCCGGATCAAGGCCGCCGACGCTTCGTCGGCCGAGGTTGAAACCTCGCTCGGCAACTTGGCGCTTCCCGCCGCCAATTTTACTGCGAGAGCGCCCAGGGCCGGCGACGCGATCACGCTCACCATTCGGCCGGAGCATTTTCGCGGGAACGACAAATCGGACGGTCCGATGTTCGCGCTCGGCGATGCGCGGGTCGCCGGCAGCGCCTTCTTCGGTACGCACTACCGTTGCCACCTCAAGCCTTGCGCAACCGACGGCGATGCGTTGGTGGCGCATCTGCCGCAATCCTCCGACGTGCGCGACGGCGAGATCGTCCCCCTTGCGGTGCGGGCTGCCGACGTCGTAGCCTTGCCGGCGGCAAGCGGAACCCTGTAG
- a CDS encoding ABC transporter permease: protein MLRRIFIGGVSWAYLALVYAFIFLPVAVLVLFSFQDGRLPVPPFNGFSTQWYEAVFVDRKLMAALGNSMLVAISSSLVSCVLGFLAAYSLARYRLPGSALQRGLLIAPMTVSYLIIALGLLALLNALHMPLSLLTVGIGHVVINLPLCFAIIYAAMGDHQINIERAARDLGANDFKVMALVTAPMLMPSILAAFFLSVTFSWDEFIIAFLLSRFDVTLPVEIWSMLRSGLNPKTNAIGSLVFLASVALLLILEFSLFGRTKKQ from the coding sequence ATGCTGCGCAGAATTTTCATTGGCGGTGTGTCCTGGGCCTATCTCGCTCTCGTCTACGCCTTCATCTTCCTTCCGGTCGCGGTGCTCGTGCTGTTTTCCTTCCAGGACGGGCGCCTGCCGGTGCCGCCGTTCAACGGCTTTTCCACCCAATGGTACGAGGCTGTTTTCGTCGACCGCAAGCTGATGGCAGCACTCGGCAATTCGATGCTGGTCGCCATCTCCTCGTCCTTGGTCTCCTGCGTGCTCGGCTTTCTCGCCGCCTATTCGCTGGCGCGCTACAGGCTGCCGGGCTCGGCCTTGCAAAGGGGCCTGCTGATCGCGCCGATGACGGTCAGCTATCTGATCATCGCGCTCGGACTGCTGGCGCTTCTCAATGCGCTGCACATGCCGCTCTCGTTGTTGACGGTCGGCATCGGTCACGTGGTGATCAACCTGCCGCTCTGCTTTGCGATCATCTATGCCGCGATGGGTGACCACCAGATCAACATCGAGCGGGCGGCGCGCGATCTTGGCGCCAATGATTTCAAGGTCATGGCGCTGGTGACCGCGCCGATGCTGATGCCTTCGATCCTGGCTGCCTTCTTCCTGTCGGTGACCTTCAGCTGGGACGAGTTCATCATCGCCTTCCTGCTGTCGCGTTTCGACGTGACCCTGCCCGTCGAGATCTGGAGCATGCTGCGCTCTGGCCTCAATCCCAAGACCAATGCGATCGGCTCGCTGGTCTTTCTCGCCTCGGTGGCGCTGCTGCTGATCCTCGAGTTTTCCCTGTTCGGAAGGACGAAGAAACAATGA